From Arachis hypogaea cultivar Tifrunner chromosome 3, arahy.Tifrunner.gnm2.J5K5, whole genome shotgun sequence:
ttatatatcattactaatgactaattataaatttaataatcaaaatgtgtaacataatatttttaattgtcattaaaattaaactaaaattaaaatatagttatattatattattaatttaacaacTACAATGTATCACGTGATACTCTCATtaaaattgagataaaatatttttctcaaaaattaataaacattGTTCCTTCATCTTTTTATCTATCTCTCTCTTTTGCTATTTCTCTATACCtttttcactctatatataacttataatttatatttttttttattaatttgacaAAGTAAACTGTGTCATAAGATAttcttttattacaattaaaataaatttttttcctttaaaattaacaaacttcctctctacttcttctttatctttctctttcttttccgtctcattctctatctttttctacctttttattctaaaaaaaataaaattaataaaataatataatttaaataaattcataaaattataaaaatatattaaatttataattaaaaaataatcccataatattattcatatacaaaaatattattattatatacatatttttttatgttttattttattttaaatatttaccaCTTATCTTTCTAactgtatttttactttttttttttcaaatatttattacatataatttagagaAAACACTAATATTGTACCtaataattagaatcaagattcaattatttaaaaaaataatttttaattaattttataactatcaatataattttttttatactaatacctaattatatatatatatatagagagagaacatattatttttaaataataagtatgaaaattaattattaataaataattaaagtcttttacataaaaataatacctaaaaaatttattgtttaatttttttatctgtaAAGATTATGATCTTCTTACTTGATAAAAACTTTTGTCTTTtacatacaatttttttttaaataatttgattttatgaattttttgtgctataatatcaaaataaaattgacataattttaaaaaatttatattcctataatattattaagaataaaaatactagttatTACGTAATATAATAGTTGGATGGTagtgtaattaaattaaaaggtCAAGCTAACTCACTTGCATTTGTCCAACAAAACACATAACACGATACAAGTATACAACTTAATGTTTAACTGTCGTCCCCACATTAGACTCGCATCAAACCGTGCAAAACATTAGTCATCAAAGCATTGGATTTGAGTCATTAGCTTATAATATTGCAAAGTTCTAATCACTCTTAATTAGGAAGAAAATCCAAATTTGGAGTCTCTGTCGTCCATAGTTGGTATCATTACTTAATGGTAATACGATTTAACCAAACCAACCACTCATTTAGTAAAGTAAGCTTTTAATaagtctatttatttattatataataacacattaatttttcttggtttttGGTTCACCCTGTGCTTATATATTACCTTGTGTCGGTGACCAACTTGAAGAGGTGGCGAATTATGGGAAAATAATGTGTCCTTACTCCTTACAAGGTGGGGACCCTTGTTGGCTTTTATATGTTTGCCTTAGTAGTTTCTAAGCCTAAAGGAGTTGACCAATTCTTGGCCTTCTTGTTCTACCAGAGTATAGGgttataataatatatagtatGGGAACTGGGAAGTGATATCGGTAAGTTTTACATTTTATCTTCATTGATTGAGGAAATGGGTTAGATTGTTAgaatttgattctcattaaggaacTTGATTGAAGATAAAAAATTGTTCACTAgaatttaaaaaggaaaaacgAATTTCGTACTATGTAGATTAGAAATACTGTGTTTCCCAGAGTTACATAAATTATGAGTATAAAATTTTTCATGGATCATTCAATATTTGTATATATCAATTTTCTTACCTCTCAATTATATCCTACTAtggctgcgtttgtttatagaGATGGGATACTGACACAGGAACATtgagacacaaaatcgtgtttgacagaAAAAACATGGACAGAAATAATGTATCCAGAGAcgactgaattagtgtattttgtattcaTCCTGACAAgaaggacacggagacactaacaagggacacaacttattttttattttttctttcattattcttgttaatttttcataattatatgttttattgttatatttttcatctcaaattttttgaatgaaaaaaatgaaaataaattgaattttcataatttgttctagtttatcaccaaacagaatacaacaacacaaaattttgtgtttctgtcCATTAGTTGTCTTGTCCTGTTCTTAGAAACAAACCTAGATAATTTGTGTGAAAGTTAACTATTTTCCCTTGCTTTTCAACTAGTACCTTCTTAGATTTAACACTAAAAAAACAACTAATAAAACTAAACAATCCTTCATCCTAATATGAAGGGAGACGCTATTAGccaaaacttgaaaaagagaaatgtgtAATAATTAGATTGGTAGAACATAAGGAAAAAACTCCTTGACTTACTTTCCACCCATCTTTTCATATTAATAATGATCAAAATGTTAACCATGACATAGAAAAGGAATGGAAGAACGCTTTGCTTGTTTTCTTTCACTTCTTTTTAACCCAAACAAGTTTAAAATAAAAGCATGCCTCCGCAGAAAACCAAAGCATCCAAAAAGCAACTCCTAGTTTGACACTTACACTTTAGTTTCTTTCTTACTCATTGCAAGAAATTGCTGATAAATATCACTTTTGTCACTGAAATAAAAACATCACATGGCACCAAGGGACCACATTCTAAAATACTGTTGAAATCATCTCTTGTCATTGTGTTTTTTTGCTAATCACTACATTGATCTGTCTCTTCATTTTCCTCATAAGACCACAACAAGCaaagcttttctttttttcttcattcAAGCAACCAAGTATAGCTTTTCTCGAAATTCAGGAACAAAACAGATGGCTACTTCTACAGAAATaggattttgtaaaaaaaaaaacaaataaaaaaataatattattaataaataaaaagtatgCTTTTCCTAACAAAAACTAGAAATTAACTCTGAACTCTCACCCAAAGGACATAGATTCTCAATTGATGTTTGTAGCATAATTTACAAGTATTATCAGTAAAAAAGTATAATCAAAGTATGAAAGATCTGAGAGTGAACTCATTGAAAATATGTTCTAAATCTGAGCAGTTTCATGTACCTTGATCCCTCTATTCATCCATGCAAAGTTGCAGTGACATGAGAATTACCCAAATGAATTTCTGGTGAGGAATTTGATACCTTATCCTTCCTAGACCATAGCCAAATCTTTGAAACAGAAAAGCTCTCACCTTTTCTAGCAATGTTGATCTTTTCCCCCTCAATATCCCCATCAATGGAAGAAGAATTTCCATACTGTGGAGCTAATCTTCCTTTCAATTTTCTCATACTGCCACTGGTGTCAGGGCATAAAGCCACTTGCAAATCTGAATCAGCAACCACATACTGAAAAGACCCCATTGAGAAGCACCTCCTCACATCAAAATTACTTGTGCTACTACTACTCTCTCCTTCACCTCTTCCCATGACCACACCTTCACCATTATTTGAGCTCCTGAATTTCCCAAGCCTAACAGAAAACACCCTTTTCCCACTCATTATGTGACTTTCTCCATGTTTGTTATTAGCAGAACCAGCctcaccaacaccaacaccaacaccactcCCTGAAACCCCATCTTCCCTTATTGGACCCTCAAATTCATAAACTGGGTTGTCAAATGCAAACCCTGGATCATAGAGGCTCCCTCTACAAAGGGGACAAGTTGAATTAGACATGAGCCATGTGTCTATGCAGTCAATGTGAAAAGCATGGTTACAAAGTGGAAGCAATCTCAGCATGTCTTGTTCTGAGAATTGACATAAGCAAACTGCGCAATCAAATGGTTCCTTCAAACCTATGATCTCTCTGTAGTAGAAAACTGGGAGAGCATCTATGAAGGCCTGATCCAAGCCTGAATCATGGAGATGGAAGAGTTGCTGTAACTGTCTCTGGTATGCATCAGGTTCAGACATGTCAGGGAACCTATTTGATTGTATAATTGACGAAGAAGAGGACCTTTGCCTCATAAGGAATCTAACAACCAATTGAATGATACCAGAGATCAAGAACACAATAGCTAAGATCACTATGATGAAAATCACTGCAGGGTTCATTCTAATTGTTTCTTGTAAGgggaagaacaagaacaagaagaggaagaaggtaAAGGTAGGATTTTGGGGATCTCGATAGCATCACTACTATGACAGATTTGGAAGTTAACCCAGTACATTCTAGAATACGTGGCTTGTGACTCTCAGTATTTGGATATTGCAACTATGTGTACAGCTTGATATGAAGTTGGAATCTTGCTTATTTGGGTGTTCAACCCAACTCAGACATTTTGACAAACAATGAACATGCACATAAAATCCTTGCACTTGCtggaagaaacaaaaaaataaaaattaaagttccaAACTTTGGtggaaaaacaaaagggttatgATGTCTGGGGCAGTCACATTGAAGGGAAGTATGCTGGAGAAATTGGTTAAGGTTGTAGTTGACCTACCTTAATTGCAGGAAATCATCATTTCTCAGCTGTTATTCAGCTACCTGAGGACTCGACACTCACTCACTCGGGACTCTAAAGACACTTGCCTCTGACTCTCTCCCTGTCTCGGAGAATAATCAAATCAATAGCAAAAGAAGAGAAACGAGAGCTACTTCTATGATCCAAGCTTATATCATGTTGTCCCTACTCTAGGGCTTAGGGTCCTAGCCTCCTAGGCCTTTattttacataaattttttttttggttaattgtGTAAGATATTTGAGTCATAACAGTAAATGGGCCCAATGTTGTAGTTAGTCAACATCACATGTTAAGCTTCAACCCAAAACACAAAATCTGTTATTGGATTTGTTTTGACTTTTGACTAAGAAGCCCAAATCCTAAACTAGAAAAGCCTATGTATCACACTTTTAGGGCCGAGAAAAATGAAACACCCATATACTATAGTTGTCATATGTACAAAAACAAAGCGTTACTTTAGTAGTCATATATCAGAATTCCAAACCTTTTAAAATCTAATTCGATCACATTAAAATTATTGGATTGGATTTAATATTTGTAGTTTTTTATTTGGATCTAATCTGTACATTTATAAATCGGATCAGATATTGGATATATatgcaaaatataaaaatattttaaaaattttattattaaaaaatattaataaatttctttttattcttttatacatgtttattcttaaaatattattaaacatatttttcttaaataataaaataaaataatacaacatatatgatcattattagttgaaataaaaaataaaaaaatatctacatttttatttatttttgtggatCTGCGGATATACGGATACTTTCataaaatccgcaatccgattcCCTTAGTGTGCGAATCAAATCCAATCCGATCCAACAGCCTTATAAATTGGATCAATATTCGTAATTTCAGATCGGATTCGAATAAATACTACGGATATGCGGATCGAATTCGATCCATAAACACCTCTGTTGAATAATCGAGGCAAAGCGTTACTTAgtagtcacccaaaaaaaaaaaacattacttTAATAGTCATCATGTATGTCTTGCAATAAGTATATTCGAGTTTGAAACAGATTTGACTATAGGCCAACTGATCAAGTAGTGGATAAAATTCTTAAAtattgtatatataatataatgtgGGTGAGTTTGTAATTATTATGATTGGGGTCATCCAATCTATTtgacccaaaaaaagaaaaaaccttgCATAATgaatatattaactaaaaaaaaagaaaaaagtttaattattttctgTATGGTGAATAATTTAATGATAATGTCTTCACATAAAAATTACATTGTAAATCGTTAGATAAATTTACATGCTTAACtgaattatttaacaatttacGAGGTAAtctttattaaaagatattatcgTTAAAatattcacttatttatatttttaaacagATGTATTATTTTTACACACTCAATCTGTCATTGATTAGAATGTGGTCTCTACGCATTTTAACTATCATTATTGATTAGGTGTaaaatcagttttttttttctttgctgtttAAGAAACATGAATTATGttagtaaaaaactaaaaatatttaattcaataATTTATAGCTTAAAAGCATACAATCTTGAGCATTATTTGATTAGAAACACAGACAATAATATTGTTTATAACATTGAGGAATGCTAAgggcagcaacttttgtgatttgtagccatcaaagataattttaatggtgtgagattttatccaatgactcacttttctttaCTGATtatatgctggccagaatttaacaaagttactggccctagacttttccttttatTAATAAACTCAAAAGAAGATCATGGAAAAAAGACTAGAAAGAAAGTTGAGTTGGAGCGGTCTCAAAATGGATTAAAGATTTCAAACGAAGATCTCTCCCACCCAAAGATGTTAAAACTAACTTCATagtattaaaagagaaaaataaaaaaagaaaaattattaatgAATGGTAGGCCATGGAGTCCACGTTCAGTTGTCTGACATTGCAGTTGCATGTGGTCTTGTAATATTATTAGAACATGGCAATTCTGGCTCTAacatcttcctctcttctcttgcCACTGAGTTTATGACTTTATGTCACAAATTTATTAGAGATTCACTCTTTCAGTATAGTTGCAGATACATATGTAATTTCCATTTAATGTTGATTCGACCACTCCTCCACTTTTAAGAGGTTGCtatggttatttatttatttatttttttttattttttctatatttgcatgaattttattttgttttattaagtGAATAATTatacttatctttttaatttattacacATATGCTAATTTCTCTAGGAAGAGATGATATTATGAATTGTAATACTTGAGCGAGATTATTGCCAGTGtcattttataaattttacaatattgattattatataaaacacatactaaaattaaactaaaattaaaattaaatatactttacaaattaataaaaaaatatattatattatataatattgtaTACATAGGTCTAAGGCTACGGTGTGTTGTTTCGAATTTATTACCATTAAGGAACAAGTCCccttattgtatatatattttttaaaggcTAAATTATCGTTTTTGTTTCTAACGTTTGTAgtaagttttaaaattgtccttaacatttcaatcgtcctatttaagtttctaatgttttaaaattgactcaatgttgtcctatcATTAAGGAGcagttaacagaattgacgacggaacaaaattgagacaattttaaaacgttagggacttaaataggacgaaaacgttggggacaaaaacgatacatagaaataaattttagttttatccttcaataatatcaattttttactgtacatagtattcaattattttttaatcatatctaagtaaattatacttaatcacattactttcattctaaataaatttattttttataatttttaagtcactaacgtttcaaaatcgtctcaattttgtcctgccgtcaattctgttaatggatccctaacggcaagacaacattgagccaattttcaaatgttagggacttaaataggacgattgaaatgttagggacaactttgagacttaccccatgtaacaccctaactttcagcatgtcatgatcgtaccaaaagcaaggcgttactgacctatttttcttatttactatttaatattgagcctttagttcgatatcacgtttcaatttttaagaaaatgccggaaaataggttagtaacgcctcgcttttggtacgatcatgacatgctgaaagttagggtgttacaccccaaacgttagggacaaaaatgatactttactcttcttTAAACGATGAAACATGGCTACAACAATGTTATAAAATCATTAATCAGCGCAAATTGTTCATCTATTTtagtatgaaaaagtatagatagACAATGAGACTAgtgaataatgtgaataatagaattaaaaaaaattaaaatcaaaatattaaatcagatgattaattaatttctaataatttaaaattttgaattttaaaaaaataaaaatttgcaaATAGTGCAGTTACATCCATCATCAATTCTTACTGCCTTGTTCCATTAGTGAATTGCGTTCTGCAACCCAGCCACCCATTATCATCACCTCTCACCGATCCGACGCCGGCCAAAACACCAGCCACCGCCGCCCAGCCGCAGTTGATGCCGCCTACCTCTACTCCAACGTCCAAGATAAACATCTACATTACTGTGTCAATAACCATCTCCATACAATGTAAAACAAACATCCGACACAATTTACattaaacaaaaagaaacaatcGAAATCAAACTCCAATAAAACTAATCAGAAATGCGAACTACTAGGTAGGAAAACAACCTATATTCACACTatataaaaaggagagaaagaaaaTGGATAAACAAAATAGGTCACTTTAGTACCGAGATGAACATCTACGTTAATGTGTCAATAACCATCTCCATTCAATGTAAAACAAACATCCGACTTTGTGAGTAGCGATGAGGCAGAGTGACGTTGGGTTCGTAGACAGCAGACCAGAGGCGGCGCAAAGAAGATGCGGCGTTCAGCGATGAGCTTGGTGCAACACAGCACGATACTGCATGCGGATGTCTGGCGGCCAGGCAACGACGACAGGAACCTCCTAGTCGACGACCGACGATCAACAGTGGCTCGAGAGAGGCGCACGGGAAGACGGCAGCAGCGATCAATCACCGTGAAAGGAAAACTCCAATCCTGTGAGAGGAGCGTCTGAGTACCGCTGGATGTTCAGGTTGTAGCGAACTTGATGGAAGTTCGTTCTCCAGCGCCGACGGTAGGGGTCTCTTGGGTAGCTGCTCGGTCAAATTGTGGGGAAGGGGATTACTGTTCAGTCAAGGGGTTTATTGATATAGGATGGCTAAAATTTGAATAGTTAAAATTTGGATTTTGGAGGTAATTAGAGgtgtaatgtatttttattttattggactaattttaaaatttattgttcatattatttaaaaaagcCATTATCTATCTAACAAAACCCATTAAATATCGAAGCCTATTCACTCATTATTATAAACCTGAAAAGGTTGTATTATTGGTTATTTTTACTGACCGTAAGTAGCTCTTGACACTTAACTAATTAATATGCCGTAGgtaaataataaaacataaaaatctaTCCAAGTTAAAGAGAAAGAGTAAATTAGAATATTCTGATTTTGTTGTACTATGTGCAATTTGGTCTTTCAATTTATGAGTAGAGGAAATTGGTTATGTGGCTGTGGAAATTAAATATGTATGTCACATTAATTAATGTTGTCAAGTATATACACATGCATCCGTTGTTCATCATATCTTCATAGATCGGCAATGGTCATGTACTGCGTACTAAACATCATAAAAGTCAAAACACTGAATGACTTGTTGATTGTAACACGCAAAGGAAATTAAAGTACTAACTACTAATTACAATTATTAGTAATCATCATCATTACTCGCTCATTGGCATGTTGCTTTTTTGGGAGTCTTTTGTTTTTTAGGTAATATAGGTAACTTGGTTCAAGTCACAATAATACCCAAATCATCCTCATAAATTTTTGGCCAATTAattcttaacaaattttaattattaaattagatcttaaatatttatttcattaaacaaattattttttatatcaaattattcatttatataaagagattgattttaaaattttaaaatttttttaataactgatatatttttattaaataaacaataaaaattaatttatctaacatCTTATCAAATTTTGATGTGAAAATtaatatgtttaataaaataaaatattaaaaattaatgtgatgattaaaatttattaaaaattaaaatatcttattaaaattataaaatcttttgAGAATTAATTTGGTATATTACtccatattaattaattatcattaggATATGCTCACGAGTTTAGTTGATTTTGAAGAAGGGAGAGATTTTGCAGAGCTAAATATTATTTACGAGTTTAAATATTCGAAAAACAATAATTAGTTTAAATTGAGGATTTTCAAGATCTCcaaatttaggatttttctataagatttaaatttaaattacatttttatttttaataaattattctattaccatttatctttttaaataaagaataaaattatgaaaatatatattaaattctcCGAATCCCTTTCCTTCCTTATTCAAAACTCataaacaaaaggaaaatttaaatgTCTGAAGCTCGTTCACTTCTTCTTCCTTTACTTCCAAAACCACCAGTTTGATTCTTTCTCTCGCAACTGGTCAACACATTGATagaatgtttttattttgttagaaattaaaaaaaaaaatatgttgttTCTTTCTATCCGTTTAagtttttcaaataaataatgtataatatggtataaaaaaatagcataagacaaattaaaaaaaagttatgcaaaaattaaataaatttaaaataaatttttatttaaaaaatatttaaaatataatcagtcatattatctttttttatgaGCTTAATTTTTGGGATGATTTCATGACATATTCAAATAGTATTAAACTAttaaagcagaaaaacaaaattgcTTAGCTTATTGCCGTTCTTGACTGAATTAGACATTTTTCTTTCTGGGTAATTAACGAACTGCAAAATCTATTGGAACAATAAACAGCAAAATTGACTAGCCTAGCGTGACcacactaaatactaatgatgatAAATAACCAATGACAATATAGGTATTTCTTTTTTAaacctaataataataaacttctaaaatttaaatttaaatagttAAGAGAAAATCAAACAGAAATGATAGCATATATGCCTATTCATATACCTAAGTATATACATATTAATGCTGATGTAATAATTGAACTTACCAATTTGAGTTCGaaaatttaaattctatcttGTGTATGTAGTAATTTATTAGTCAACAagcaataaacttttaaataaagtTTAGATTCGTGACATGTTAGTTTTTAATCTATCGGATTGAGAATAACTTACAACAACCAACAAAATTAAAGCACAATACTACAAAATTGAACTAAATGCA
This genomic window contains:
- the LOC112733944 gene encoding RING-H2 finger protein ATL46, with translation MNPAVIFIIVILAIVFLISGIIQLVVRFLMRQRSSSSSIIQSNRFPDMSEPDAYQRQLQQLFHLHDSGLDQAFIDALPVFYYREIIGLKEPFDCAVCLCQFSEQDMLRLLPLCNHAFHIDCIDTWLMSNSTCPLCRGSLYDPGFAFDNPVYEFEGPIREDGVSGSGVGVGVGEAGSANNKHGESHIMSGKRVFSVRLGKFRSSNNGEGVVMGRGEGESSSSTSNFDVRRCFSMGSFQYVVADSDLQVALCPDTSGSMRKLKGRLAPQYGNSSSIDGDIEGEKINIARKGESFSVSKIWLWSRKDKVSNSSPEIHLGNSHVTATLHG